The following coding sequences lie in one Vitis vinifera cultivar Pinot Noir 40024 chromosome 19, ASM3070453v1 genomic window:
- the LOC104877715 gene encoding uncharacterized protein LOC104877715 isoform X2, whose amino-acid sequence MGPSIIKVDVLMAYVLIKESHMLSLFLKQPLDDDDDIYNMVLFNDGFSRVYVFEAHNGRVKQGVIDEQSTSVNVENNHFSSPSSSSQGVNDDNTIQRHEVVSRCIEFEAIPPVSSTLGKAISGSGQIFTNADEFRNALYLTSLAGRFNYKFKRNSLKQMTACCTAGGCPWKITARGVGATKIVRVHTFENKHNHSAQEESSSVPALRPNKAALVIDDMIRANPDYLPRQICEDFERQHGVKLTYNQAWKCKEKAKERIFGLPHNSYKLLPWLCKQLMETNSGTIAEWTSSDKGNFMQLFIAHGFSVHGFLMGCRPIISINSSNLSGPHKGALFSALAYDADDDMFPLAYAIVSSENYYNWFWFLQRLKQLVGEMEVVIISGRHHAIIRSVAEVFGVENHAYCLRHLKEDFSHQLMMGREGKDNALKLLDAVAYARLEIGYNSAMENLRRFDANLAKWVEDNNPEHWAMSKFPKKRWDKMNTNIFGSISAWVKEEQHHTIFSFIEKHMDMLASLLVECKTTMQSWERSIGPKTEDKLLHNIAKSKTVSDGKAKISVDLRQHTCTCLAWQMSGIPCEHACAMIQKMNQDVYEFVDDWYHLFKQEMVYSGTLHPLEFQNLPTVHSDGNVHDPNGYVHVSLDPPVTKRCLGRPRRQRIRPNLENR is encoded by the exons ATGGGTCCATCAATTATAAAGGTGGATGTACTAATGGCATATGTATTAATCAAGGAATCTCACATGCTGAGTTTGTTTCTAAAGCAA CCATTGGATGACGATGATGACATATATAACATGGTCCTCTTCAATGACGGTTTCTCAAGAGTCTATGTATTTGAAGCTCATAACGGAAGAGTAAAGCAAGGAGTAATAGATGAACAAAGCACTTC TGTTAATGTGGaaaacaatcatttttcatcgccatcatcatcatctcaaGGTGTAAATGATGATAACACCATTCAGAGACATGAAGTTGTATCAAGATGCATAGAGTTTGAAGCAATTCCTCCAGTTTCAAGTACTCTTGGAAAGGCTATATCAGGTAGTGGGCAAATTTTTACAAATGCTGATGAATTCCGGAATGCACTATACCTTACCTCCTTAGCTGGACGATTCAACTACAAGTTCAAGAGGAATTCTTTAAAGCAGATGACTGCATGTTGCACAGCTGGTGGATGTCCTTGGAAGATAACTGCTCGTGGTGTTGGGGCTACCAAAATTGTGAGAGTGCACACATTTGAAAACAAACATAATCACTCTGCACAGGAGGAGTCTTCATCAGTGCCTGCATTACGACCAAATAAAGCGGCACTTGTAATTGATGATATGATAAGGGCTAACCCTGATTACCTGCCCCGTCAAATCTGTGAAGATTTTGAAAGGCAACATGGAGTGAAATTGACCTACAATCAAGCTTGGAAATGTAAAGAGAAGGCGAAGGAGAGAATATTTGGTCTTCCACACAATTCATATAAGTTGCTGCCCTGGTTATGTAAGCAGTTAATGGAAACTAATTCTGGGACAATTGCTGAATGGACTTCCTCAGACAAAGGTAATTTCATGCAATTGTTCATTGCACATGGATTTTCTGTGCATGGGTTTTTAATGGGATGCCGACCTATCATATCCATTAACTCATCCAACTTGAGTGGGCCACACAAAGGTGCTTTGTTTTCAGCCTTGGCATATGATGCTGATGATGACATGTTTCCATTAGCATATGCCATTGTGAGTTCGGAAAATTATTATAACTGGTTTTGGTTCTTACAGAGGCTAAAGCAGTTGGTTGGTGAAATGGAGGTGGTCATCATTTCTGGAAGGCATCATGCGATTATTCGTAGTGTTGCAGAGGTTTTTGGAGTTGAAAACCATGCATATTGTCTTCGTCATCTAAAGGAGGACTTTAGCCACCAGTTGATGATGGGAAGGGAAGGTAAAGATAACGCTCTAAAACTACTTGATGCTGTTGCATATGCAAGGTTAGAAATTGGTTACAACAGTGCAATGGAGAACTTAAGGAGATTTGATGCTAACTTAGCCAAATGGGTTGAAGATAACAATCCTGAACACTGGGCGATGTCAAAGTTCCCTAAAAAGCGTTGGGACAAAATGAATACTAATATCTTTGGGTCAATTAGTGCTTGGGTCAAAGAAGAACAACATCACACAATATTTAGTTTCATTGAGAAGCACATGGATATGCTAGCCTCTTTGTTAGTTGAATGTAAAACCACAATGCAGAGTTGGGAAAGATCCATTGGCCCAAAAACTGAGGATAAACTCTTGCATAACATTGCCAAAAGCAAAACAGTTTCAGATGGGAAGGCAAAGATAAGCGTTGACTTGAGGCAGCATACTTGCACTTGTTTGGCTTGGCAGATGTCGGGCATCCCATGTGAGCATGCATGTGCAATGATACAGAAGATGAACCAAGATGTTTATGAATTTGTTGATGATTGGTATCATTTGTTCAAGCAGGAAATGGTTTATTCTGGCACTTTGCATCCACTTGAGTTTCAGAATCTGCCAACAGTTCATTCAGATGGAAATGTGCATGATCCAAATGGTTATGTGCATGTTTCTCTTGATCCTCCTGTTACAAAACGTTGTCTTGGAAGACCTCGACGGCAACGAATCAGGCCAAATTTAGAGAACAGATAA
- the LOC104877715 gene encoding uncharacterized protein LOC104877715 isoform X3, with protein sequence MVLFNDGFSRVYVFEAHNGRVKQGVIDEQSTSVNVENNHFSSPSSSSQGVNDDNTIQRHEVVSRCIEFEAIPPVSSTLGKAISGSGQIFTNADEFRNALYLTSLAGRFNYKFKRNSLKQMTACCTAGGCPWKITARGVGATKIVRVHTFENKHNHSAQEESSSVPALRPNKAALVIDDMIRANPDYLPRQICEDFERQHGVKLTYNQAWKCKEKAKERIFGLPHNSYKLLPWLCKQLMETNSGTIAEWTSSDKGNFMQLFIAHGFSVHGFLMGCRPIISINSSNLSGPHKGALFSALAYDADDDMFPLAYAIVSSENYYNWFWFLQRLKQLVGEMEVVIISGRHHAIIRSVAEVFGVENHAYCLRHLKEDFSHQLMMGREGKDNALKLLDAVAYARLEIGYNSAMENLRRFDANLAKWVEDNNPEHWAMSKFPKKRWDKMNTNIFGSISAWVKEEQHHTIFSFIEKHMDMLASLLVECKTTMQSWERSIGPKTEDKLLHNIAKSKTVSDGKAKISVDLRQHTCTCLAWQMSGIPCEHACAMIQKMNQDVYEFVDDWYHLFKQEMVYSGTLHPLEFQNLPTVHSDGNVHDPNGYVHVSLDPPVTKRCLGRPRRQRIRPNLENR encoded by the exons ATGGTCCTCTTCAATGACGGTTTCTCAAGAGTCTATGTATTTGAAGCTCATAACGGAAGAGTAAAGCAAGGAGTAATAGATGAACAAAGCACTTC TGTTAATGTGGaaaacaatcatttttcatcgccatcatcatcatctcaaGGTGTAAATGATGATAACACCATTCAGAGACATGAAGTTGTATCAAGATGCATAGAGTTTGAAGCAATTCCTCCAGTTTCAAGTACTCTTGGAAAGGCTATATCAGGTAGTGGGCAAATTTTTACAAATGCTGATGAATTCCGGAATGCACTATACCTTACCTCCTTAGCTGGACGATTCAACTACAAGTTCAAGAGGAATTCTTTAAAGCAGATGACTGCATGTTGCACAGCTGGTGGATGTCCTTGGAAGATAACTGCTCGTGGTGTTGGGGCTACCAAAATTGTGAGAGTGCACACATTTGAAAACAAACATAATCACTCTGCACAGGAGGAGTCTTCATCAGTGCCTGCATTACGACCAAATAAAGCGGCACTTGTAATTGATGATATGATAAGGGCTAACCCTGATTACCTGCCCCGTCAAATCTGTGAAGATTTTGAAAGGCAACATGGAGTGAAATTGACCTACAATCAAGCTTGGAAATGTAAAGAGAAGGCGAAGGAGAGAATATTTGGTCTTCCACACAATTCATATAAGTTGCTGCCCTGGTTATGTAAGCAGTTAATGGAAACTAATTCTGGGACAATTGCTGAATGGACTTCCTCAGACAAAGGTAATTTCATGCAATTGTTCATTGCACATGGATTTTCTGTGCATGGGTTTTTAATGGGATGCCGACCTATCATATCCATTAACTCATCCAACTTGAGTGGGCCACACAAAGGTGCTTTGTTTTCAGCCTTGGCATATGATGCTGATGATGACATGTTTCCATTAGCATATGCCATTGTGAGTTCGGAAAATTATTATAACTGGTTTTGGTTCTTACAGAGGCTAAAGCAGTTGGTTGGTGAAATGGAGGTGGTCATCATTTCTGGAAGGCATCATGCGATTATTCGTAGTGTTGCAGAGGTTTTTGGAGTTGAAAACCATGCATATTGTCTTCGTCATCTAAAGGAGGACTTTAGCCACCAGTTGATGATGGGAAGGGAAGGTAAAGATAACGCTCTAAAACTACTTGATGCTGTTGCATATGCAAGGTTAGAAATTGGTTACAACAGTGCAATGGAGAACTTAAGGAGATTTGATGCTAACTTAGCCAAATGGGTTGAAGATAACAATCCTGAACACTGGGCGATGTCAAAGTTCCCTAAAAAGCGTTGGGACAAAATGAATACTAATATCTTTGGGTCAATTAGTGCTTGGGTCAAAGAAGAACAACATCACACAATATTTAGTTTCATTGAGAAGCACATGGATATGCTAGCCTCTTTGTTAGTTGAATGTAAAACCACAATGCAGAGTTGGGAAAGATCCATTGGCCCAAAAACTGAGGATAAACTCTTGCATAACATTGCCAAAAGCAAAACAGTTTCAGATGGGAAGGCAAAGATAAGCGTTGACTTGAGGCAGCATACTTGCACTTGTTTGGCTTGGCAGATGTCGGGCATCCCATGTGAGCATGCATGTGCAATGATACAGAAGATGAACCAAGATGTTTATGAATTTGTTGATGATTGGTATCATTTGTTCAAGCAGGAAATGGTTTATTCTGGCACTTTGCATCCACTTGAGTTTCAGAATCTGCCAACAGTTCATTCAGATGGAAATGTGCATGATCCAAATGGTTATGTGCATGTTTCTCTTGATCCTCCTGTTACAAAACGTTGTCTTGGAAGACCTCGACGGCAACGAATCAGGCCAAATTTAGAGAACAGATAA
- the LOC104877715 gene encoding uncharacterized protein LOC104877715 isoform X1 translates to MESNKSIYCYLYFGGEIIKADDGSINYKGGCTNGICINQGISHAEFVSKASKKVQIDPSSLSFKCTLKFDKSLLQPLDDDDDIYNMVLFNDGFSRVYVFEAHNGRVKQGVIDEQSTSVNVENNHFSSPSSSSQGVNDDNTIQRHEVVSRCIEFEAIPPVSSTLGKAISGSGQIFTNADEFRNALYLTSLAGRFNYKFKRNSLKQMTACCTAGGCPWKITARGVGATKIVRVHTFENKHNHSAQEESSSVPALRPNKAALVIDDMIRANPDYLPRQICEDFERQHGVKLTYNQAWKCKEKAKERIFGLPHNSYKLLPWLCKQLMETNSGTIAEWTSSDKGNFMQLFIAHGFSVHGFLMGCRPIISINSSNLSGPHKGALFSALAYDADDDMFPLAYAIVSSENYYNWFWFLQRLKQLVGEMEVVIISGRHHAIIRSVAEVFGVENHAYCLRHLKEDFSHQLMMGREGKDNALKLLDAVAYARLEIGYNSAMENLRRFDANLAKWVEDNNPEHWAMSKFPKKRWDKMNTNIFGSISAWVKEEQHHTIFSFIEKHMDMLASLLVECKTTMQSWERSIGPKTEDKLLHNIAKSKTVSDGKAKISVDLRQHTCTCLAWQMSGIPCEHACAMIQKMNQDVYEFVDDWYHLFKQEMVYSGTLHPLEFQNLPTVHSDGNVHDPNGYVHVSLDPPVTKRCLGRPRRQRIRPNLENR, encoded by the exons ATGGAAAGTAATAAGTCAATATATTGCTATCTTTATTTTGGAGGGGAGATCATAAAGGCTGACGATGGGTCCATCAATTATAAAGGTGGATGTACTAATGGCATATGTATTAATCAAGGAATCTCACATGCTGAGTTTGTTTCTAAAGCAAGTAAGAAAGTCCAAATTGACCCATCTAGTCTGTCATTTAAGTGCACCTTGAAGTTTGATAAATCTTTACTCCAGCCATTGGATGACGATGATGACATATATAACATGGTCCTCTTCAATGACGGTTTCTCAAGAGTCTATGTATTTGAAGCTCATAACGGAAGAGTAAAGCAAGGAGTAATAGATGAACAAAGCACTTC TGTTAATGTGGaaaacaatcatttttcatcgccatcatcatcatctcaaGGTGTAAATGATGATAACACCATTCAGAGACATGAAGTTGTATCAAGATGCATAGAGTTTGAAGCAATTCCTCCAGTTTCAAGTACTCTTGGAAAGGCTATATCAGGTAGTGGGCAAATTTTTACAAATGCTGATGAATTCCGGAATGCACTATACCTTACCTCCTTAGCTGGACGATTCAACTACAAGTTCAAGAGGAATTCTTTAAAGCAGATGACTGCATGTTGCACAGCTGGTGGATGTCCTTGGAAGATAACTGCTCGTGGTGTTGGGGCTACCAAAATTGTGAGAGTGCACACATTTGAAAACAAACATAATCACTCTGCACAGGAGGAGTCTTCATCAGTGCCTGCATTACGACCAAATAAAGCGGCACTTGTAATTGATGATATGATAAGGGCTAACCCTGATTACCTGCCCCGTCAAATCTGTGAAGATTTTGAAAGGCAACATGGAGTGAAATTGACCTACAATCAAGCTTGGAAATGTAAAGAGAAGGCGAAGGAGAGAATATTTGGTCTTCCACACAATTCATATAAGTTGCTGCCCTGGTTATGTAAGCAGTTAATGGAAACTAATTCTGGGACAATTGCTGAATGGACTTCCTCAGACAAAGGTAATTTCATGCAATTGTTCATTGCACATGGATTTTCTGTGCATGGGTTTTTAATGGGATGCCGACCTATCATATCCATTAACTCATCCAACTTGAGTGGGCCACACAAAGGTGCTTTGTTTTCAGCCTTGGCATATGATGCTGATGATGACATGTTTCCATTAGCATATGCCATTGTGAGTTCGGAAAATTATTATAACTGGTTTTGGTTCTTACAGAGGCTAAAGCAGTTGGTTGGTGAAATGGAGGTGGTCATCATTTCTGGAAGGCATCATGCGATTATTCGTAGTGTTGCAGAGGTTTTTGGAGTTGAAAACCATGCATATTGTCTTCGTCATCTAAAGGAGGACTTTAGCCACCAGTTGATGATGGGAAGGGAAGGTAAAGATAACGCTCTAAAACTACTTGATGCTGTTGCATATGCAAGGTTAGAAATTGGTTACAACAGTGCAATGGAGAACTTAAGGAGATTTGATGCTAACTTAGCCAAATGGGTTGAAGATAACAATCCTGAACACTGGGCGATGTCAAAGTTCCCTAAAAAGCGTTGGGACAAAATGAATACTAATATCTTTGGGTCAATTAGTGCTTGGGTCAAAGAAGAACAACATCACACAATATTTAGTTTCATTGAGAAGCACATGGATATGCTAGCCTCTTTGTTAGTTGAATGTAAAACCACAATGCAGAGTTGGGAAAGATCCATTGGCCCAAAAACTGAGGATAAACTCTTGCATAACATTGCCAAAAGCAAAACAGTTTCAGATGGGAAGGCAAAGATAAGCGTTGACTTGAGGCAGCATACTTGCACTTGTTTGGCTTGGCAGATGTCGGGCATCCCATGTGAGCATGCATGTGCAATGATACAGAAGATGAACCAAGATGTTTATGAATTTGTTGATGATTGGTATCATTTGTTCAAGCAGGAAATGGTTTATTCTGGCACTTTGCATCCACTTGAGTTTCAGAATCTGCCAACAGTTCATTCAGATGGAAATGTGCATGATCCAAATGGTTATGTGCATGTTTCTCTTGATCCTCCTGTTACAAAACGTTGTCTTGGAAGACCTCGACGGCAACGAATCAGGCCAAATTTAGAGAACAGATAA